In the genome of Natronorubrum sediminis, one region contains:
- a CDS encoding cbb3-type cytochrome c oxidase subunit I translates to MSDLPPMTTVKRWLVTTNHKDVGILYLATSLFFLLLGGVLALLFRVQLWEAGGTGFLSGAEFNQAVSAHGLLMVFWFLSPIATGFANYVVPLQIGAKDLAFPRLNAMSYWFYLFSGILFAISFFQGRTFAGGWTMYAPLNVPMYTPAMEATTGGNATILALIIFVLSITIGTVNFITTIHRCRAEGLGLWNMPLFTWTWLLTVWMMLFAFAALLAALLLQASDRIFLTQYMATDQGSSLLWAHLFWFFGHPEVYIVFFPALGVIFETFQTFTGRRLVGRKWVIIAMVLVAVQSFLVWMHHMFLTTINLEIKTLIMATTIGISLPFDLMVFALIYTMVKGRVRLTTPFLFSLGALVLFILGGITGVFLGAVVLDYEFRGTYWVVAHFHYVMVSGVTALVGGLYYWWPKITGKMYSEALGKLNFAVYFIGFNLLYFPMFLAWETPRRVFNFGEGMQIYHQLATVGAFVLGASFLIMFYTFAKSWASGPAAPDNPWEFSRTAEWATSSPPPLENWEERPSYASGRLEFVEDSQAATDGGVAAEEAVQEAHVDHASIWPFGIGFGIFVFFLGVSGITPYMVSYAEGTGTAPEALDGTAAAPNIVYPVLTILGVAILGYTLFQYGREEFVAPEMAIAERWPFQGIGTTKMGVWVFLASDVVVFGAVIGAFVFMRLHMGWGNWETVPFASWPGLLNTYILLTSSFTVVLALSFAERKNKRGLLAAMSATLLLGLSFMGVKAYEYSMKFADGEYWWYGLEYSVYYVTTGLHALHVLFGLLIAIFMIYRITSIDAYLEDSRPVEFFGLYWHFVDIVWVFLFPLFYLM, encoded by the coding sequence GTGAGTGACCTGCCACCGATGACGACCGTCAAGCGCTGGTTAGTTACGACGAACCACAAGGACGTCGGAATCCTCTACCTCGCCACGTCGCTGTTCTTTCTCCTCTTGGGCGGTGTCCTCGCGTTACTCTTCCGTGTCCAACTCTGGGAAGCGGGCGGAACGGGTTTTCTCTCCGGCGCCGAGTTCAATCAGGCCGTCTCGGCCCACGGGCTGTTGATGGTGTTTTGGTTCCTCTCGCCTATCGCGACCGGGTTCGCGAACTACGTCGTCCCCCTACAGATCGGCGCGAAAGACCTCGCGTTCCCACGCCTGAACGCGATGAGCTACTGGTTTTACCTGTTCTCGGGGATCCTCTTTGCGATTTCGTTCTTCCAGGGACGGACGTTCGCCGGCGGCTGGACGATGTACGCGCCGCTCAACGTCCCGATGTACACGCCGGCGATGGAAGCGACGACGGGTGGGAACGCCACGATTCTCGCCTTGATCATATTCGTTCTCTCGATCACCATCGGGACGGTGAACTTCATCACGACGATCCACCGCTGTCGGGCAGAAGGGCTCGGCCTCTGGAACATGCCGCTGTTCACCTGGACGTGGCTGCTCACGGTCTGGATGATGCTGTTCGCATTCGCCGCCTTACTCGCTGCGTTGTTGTTACAGGCGAGTGATCGCATCTTCTTGACGCAGTACATGGCGACCGATCAGGGCTCGAGTCTCCTCTGGGCGCACCTGTTCTGGTTCTTCGGCCATCCGGAGGTGTACATCGTCTTCTTCCCCGCGTTAGGAGTTATATTCGAGACGTTCCAGACGTTCACTGGAAGGCGACTCGTCGGGCGGAAGTGGGTCATCATCGCGATGGTGCTCGTAGCCGTCCAGTCCTTTTTGGTCTGGATGCACCACATGTTCTTGACGACGATCAACTTGGAGATCAAGACCCTGATAATGGCGACGACTATCGGGATCTCGTTGCCGTTCGACCTGATGGTCTTCGCACTGATCTACACGATGGTCAAGGGTCGGGTCAGGCTCACGACGCCGTTCCTGTTCAGTCTCGGCGCGCTCGTCTTGTTCATCCTCGGTGGAATTACCGGGGTGTTCCTCGGTGCCGTCGTATTGGACTACGAGTTCCGTGGCACCTACTGGGTCGTCGCTCACTTCCACTACGTGATGGTTTCGGGCGTGACAGCCCTCGTTGGCGGCCTCTACTACTGGTGGCCCAAAATCACCGGGAAGATGTACTCGGAAGCACTCGGGAAACTCAACTTCGCGGTGTACTTCATCGGGTTCAACCTGCTCTACTTCCCGATGTTTCTCGCCTGGGAGACACCCCGACGCGTCTTCAACTTCGGCGAGGGGATGCAGATCTACCACCAGCTAGCGACCGTCGGCGCGTTCGTCCTCGGCGCGTCGTTCCTGATCATGTTCTACACGTTCGCGAAGAGTTGGGCCTCGGGCCCCGCCGCACCCGACAATCCCTGGGAGTTCTCCCGGACTGCCGAGTGGGCCACGAGTTCGCCACCGCCCCTCGAGAACTGGGAAGAACGGCCGAGTTACGCCAGTGGTCGCCTCGAGTTCGTCGAGGACTCGCAGGCGGCGACGGACGGCGGCGTCGCCGCCGAGGAGGCAGTCCAAGAGGCCCACGTCGATCACGCGAGCATCTGGCCGTTTGGCATCGGCTTCGGGATATTCGTCTTCTTCCTCGGCGTCTCCGGTATCACGCCGTACATGGTTTCCTATGCGGAGGGAACCGGAACGGCTCCTGAGGCACTCGACGGCACCGCCGCCGCGCCGAACATCGTCTATCCCGTGTTGACGATTCTGGGCGTCGCGATTCTGGGCTACACGCTCTTCCAGTACGGTCGCGAGGAGTTCGTCGCCCCCGAGATGGCGATCGCCGAACGGTGGCCGTTCCAGGGCATCGGAACGACGAAAATGGGCGTCTGGGTGTTCCTCGCGTCGGACGTCGTCGTCTTCGGGGCCGTCATCGGCGCGTTCGTCTTCATGCGCCTGCACATGGGCTGGGGCAACTGGGAGACCGTTCCGTTCGCCTCGTGGCCGGGTCTGCTCAACACCTACATCTTGCTCACCTCGAGTTTCACCGTCGTCCTCGCGCTGTCGTTTGCCGAGCGGAAGAACAAGCGCGGGCTCCTCGCCGCGATGAGCGCCACCTTACTGCTGGGGCTGTCGTTCATGGGCGTCAAGGCCTACGAGTACAGCATGAAGTTCGCCGACGGCGAGTACTGGTGGTACGGCCTCGAGTACTCGGTCTACTACGTCACCACCGGCTTACACGCCTTACACGTGCTCTTTGGTCTCCTGATCGCGATCTTCATGATCTACCGGATCACCAGCATCGACGCCTACCTCGAGGACAGTCGGCCGGTGGAGTTCTTCGGGCTCTACTGGCACTTCGTCGACATCGTCTGGGTGTTCCTGTTCCCGCTGTTCTACCTGATGTGA
- a CDS encoding acetamidase/formamidase family protein, with protein MARETISHETGAIYEFTPNLESIATVESGAQLTIETRDSLDGAIQDDSDVIDSIPEEVNAATGPIEIEGATPGDVLAVEIEAVRLDEPLGRVITIDGFGLLDEYDDIEAPRTQTTPVTDDGDAIEFDDLEVPVDPVIGTIGVAPESESYTTLVPHDHGGNLDTTDVTAGNTIYFPVFQEGAMLAMGDCKAAMADGEMCGTGAEIATEIDVTVDVIDGGAADIDLERPLVETPDAWKPLASAETIEEACELANRDAIDLLAAEHGFDNTDAYLLSSLVGGLEISQVVDPLVTVRNSIPKAYLTSPF; from the coding sequence ATGGCACGCGAGACGATTTCCCACGAGACGGGTGCGATCTACGAATTCACGCCGAACCTCGAGTCGATCGCGACGGTTGAGTCGGGAGCCCAACTCACGATCGAGACGCGAGACAGTTTAGACGGCGCGATACAGGACGACTCGGACGTCATCGACTCGATTCCCGAGGAGGTCAACGCCGCGACGGGCCCGATCGAAATCGAGGGTGCAACGCCGGGTGATGTCCTCGCCGTCGAGATCGAAGCCGTTCGACTCGACGAACCGCTTGGCCGAGTCATCACCATCGACGGCTTCGGGTTGCTCGACGAATACGACGACATCGAGGCTCCGCGAACGCAGACGACACCAGTGACGGACGACGGCGACGCCATCGAATTCGACGATCTCGAGGTCCCCGTCGACCCAGTCATCGGCACGATCGGCGTCGCACCGGAATCTGAGTCGTACACGACGCTCGTTCCTCACGACCACGGCGGCAACCTCGACACGACGGACGTAACGGCGGGGAACACGATCTATTTCCCCGTCTTCCAGGAGGGCGCAATGCTCGCGATGGGCGACTGCAAGGCCGCGATGGCCGACGGCGAGATGTGTGGCACCGGCGCGGAAATCGCGACCGAAATCGACGTCACCGTCGACGTGATCGACGGCGGCGCGGCCGATATCGACCTCGAGCGCCCCCTCGTCGAGACTCCCGACGCGTGGAAACCCCTCGCGAGCGCCGAAACGATCGAGGAAGCCTGCGAACTCGCGAATCGGGACGCCATCGACCTGCTCGCGGCCGAACACGGGTTCGACAATACCGACGCGTATCTCCTCTCGAGTCTGGTGGGTGGCCTCGAGATCAGCCAGGTGGTCGACCCGCTGGTGACGGTGCGCAACTCGATTCCGAAGGCGTACCTCACCTCACCGTTCTGA
- the speB gene encoding agmatinase: protein MFPGASDERERSDANGQTAARDGETDARGRESDRGGVNFVVVGAPLDVSTTFQPGTRFGPRRIRTFAEPFDDYDRRTDHHFSQLGVTDHGDIRAWDDVPAYLEYLEGTLRDVVWDDAVPLMLGGEHTVSLAGVRAVSPEVVVCLDAHLDLYDAYDGNEHSHAAVMRRILEVESVEEVILLGIRTGSEAEWERAAADDVTVVPPEDVADWEPGAELENRALYLSVDIDAADPAYAPGTGTTEPFGLKPREMRDVVRALAPHAGGFDVVEVNDRDDGQAASLAGKLVREFVFSKAASDGADE, encoded by the coding sequence ATGTTTCCCGGGGCGAGCGACGAACGCGAGCGATCCGACGCGAACGGCCAGACGGCTGCTCGTGACGGTGAAACCGACGCGCGAGGGCGAGAGTCCGACCGTGGCGGCGTGAACTTCGTGGTCGTCGGTGCGCCCCTGGACGTATCGACGACTTTTCAGCCGGGGACTCGATTCGGTCCCCGACGCATTCGAACGTTTGCAGAACCGTTCGACGACTACGACCGTCGAACGGACCACCACTTTTCGCAACTGGGCGTCACGGACCACGGCGACATCCGCGCGTGGGACGACGTCCCGGCGTATCTCGAGTACCTCGAGGGAACCCTGCGCGATGTGGTCTGGGACGACGCCGTCCCATTGATGCTCGGTGGCGAACACACCGTCTCGCTGGCGGGTGTCCGCGCCGTCTCCCCCGAGGTGGTCGTCTGTCTCGACGCGCACCTCGACCTCTACGACGCCTACGACGGTAACGAACACTCCCACGCCGCCGTAATGCGTCGAATCCTCGAGGTCGAGAGCGTCGAGGAGGTGATTCTCCTCGGTATCAGAACCGGCAGCGAGGCCGAGTGGGAGCGGGCAGCGGCCGACGACGTGACCGTCGTCCCACCCGAGGACGTCGCCGACTGGGAACCCGGAGCGGAACTCGAGAACCGAGCACTCTACCTGAGCGTCGACATCGACGCCGCCGACCCGGCGTACGCGCCGGGGACGGGAACGACGGAGCCGTTCGGCCTCAAGCCTCGAGAGATGCGAGATGTCGTCCGCGCGCTCGCTCCCCACGCAGGCGGCTTCGACGTCGTCGAAGTCAACGACCGGGACGACGGACAGGCTGCGTCGCTGGCGGGGAAACTGGTTCGGGAGTTCGTCTTCTCGAAGGCGGCGAGTGACGGCGCAGACGAGTAA
- a CDS encoding translation initiation factor IF-5A: MAKQQTEVRELQEGSYVMIDDSACKINAYSTAKPGKHGSAKARVEAKGVFDGKKRSLSQPVDAKIWVPIIDRKNGQIVSVDGNDMQVMDLETYETITMRVPEDKDVSPDENIEYLEMEDQRKIV, translated from the coding sequence ATGGCGAAACAGCAGACCGAAGTTCGCGAACTCCAGGAAGGGAGCTACGTCATGATCGACGACTCAGCCTGTAAGATCAACGCCTACTCGACCGCAAAGCCGGGCAAACACGGCAGCGCGAAGGCTCGAGTCGAAGCGAAAGGCGTCTTCGACGGCAAGAAGCGCTCGCTCTCCCAGCCAGTCGACGCGAAGATCTGGGTCCCGATCATCGACCGGAAGAACGGACAAATTGTCTCCGTCGACGGCAACGACATGCAGGTCATGGACCTCGAGACCTACGAGACGATCACGATGCGCGTCCCCGAGGACAAAGATGTCTCCCCCGACGAGAACATCGAATACCTCGAGATGGAAGACCAGCGCAAGATCGTCTAA
- a CDS encoding pyridoxamine 5'-phosphate oxidase family protein — MTVSEEIEQLLEGEVLMAHLATSVDDRPHVAPVWYRYLADDEVVEIVTTGRKLSNIEANPRVALSIQSDDGGEPQWMVTLRGSAGVVDDDEATTTARRAINEKYGAEPDAYDENTLVRIDVASASSQTYSDE; from the coding sequence GTGACAGTCTCCGAGGAAATCGAGCAGTTACTCGAGGGCGAGGTTCTCATGGCACACCTCGCGACCAGCGTCGACGACCGCCCCCACGTCGCGCCGGTCTGGTACCGCTATCTCGCCGACGACGAGGTCGTCGAAATCGTTACGACCGGACGCAAACTCTCGAATATCGAGGCGAATCCGCGTGTCGCGCTCTCGATCCAATCCGACGACGGCGGGGAGCCACAATGGATGGTCACGCTCCGTGGCTCCGCAGGGGTGGTCGACGACGACGAAGCGACGACCACGGCAAGACGTGCAATCAACGAGAAGTACGGCGCTGAACCCGACGCCTACGACGAAAATACGCTCGTACGTATCGATGTTGCGTCGGCGAGTTCACAGACGTATTCGGACGAGTGA
- a CDS encoding glycosyltransferase, whose protein sequence is MGAPDGHETATETDAGRDIDIDIDTERATDTAVADETTATDRSDSPRPAVSFVIPTQNEGEYLRSALASIAGLDTAYEHEVIVVDGGSTDDTTAIAREYDVTVLEDPDSSIAQARNHGAARANGEWLAFVDADTELRANYLTAMLGFVESNALAAASSHCRITGPLRATLMAATINYVFSRLERPILPGFNTFVHARAFEEVGGFPDVPNEDTAFSRRLAKRYPTGYYPEVLVESSGRRIATDGLTGTLWHYLRLDVGRIRQSGDGEHTPK, encoded by the coding sequence ATGGGGGCTCCTGACGGCCACGAAACGGCCACCGAAACGGACGCTGGACGTGATATCGATATCGATATCGATACCGAACGTGCTACCGACACTGCCGTCGCGGACGAAACCACGGCCACGGATCGTAGCGACTCTCCCCGTCCTGCTGTCAGCTTCGTCATCCCAACACAGAACGAAGGCGAGTATCTCCGGAGCGCACTGGCGAGCATCGCTGGGTTGGACACGGCCTACGAGCACGAAGTGATCGTCGTCGACGGCGGCTCGACTGACGACACGACGGCCATCGCCCGGGAGTACGACGTGACCGTGCTCGAGGACCCGGACTCGAGCATCGCACAGGCCCGGAATCACGGTGCGGCACGTGCGAACGGCGAGTGGCTGGCGTTCGTCGACGCCGACACGGAACTGCGAGCGAACTACCTCACCGCGATGCTCGGATTCGTCGAGTCGAACGCCCTCGCCGCCGCGAGTTCGCACTGCCGGATCACCGGCCCGCTACGGGCGACCCTGATGGCGGCGACGATCAACTACGTCTTTTCGCGACTCGAGCGACCGATTCTGCCCGGATTCAACACGTTCGTCCACGCTCGAGCGTTCGAGGAGGTAGGCGGGTTTCCGGACGTCCCGAACGAGGATACGGCCTTTAGCCGTCGACTCGCGAAACGCTATCCGACGGGGTACTACCCCGAGGTGCTCGTCGAAAGCTCCGGGCGTCGTATCGCCACGGACGGACTGACCGGAACGCTCTGGCACTACCTCCGGTTGGACGTGGGCCGTATTCGCCAGTCGGGAGACGGCGAGCACACGCCCAAATAG
- a CDS encoding ArgE/DapE family deacylase: MTSQQQVFDAIDARRDRIVEFLTEFIGIPTENPPGRAYPEGAAFLEQALNARNYDVETVPVPQDVVAEHYPDRAEYPRTNVLGHREYGDGPTLHFTGHFDVVPAGVDWTRDPYDPVVEDGKLYGRGASDMKSGIAASLLAVDALEAADVDLAGTITQSMTVDEETGGFTGLGYLVDEGYFAETDYCIYTECFDSTRVCLGHRGVLKFEVTAKGKKSHGCMAHDGQNAITAMQDFLGRIEEYRETLHTRTTDLPVTPPESRHADISTTMIDAGYSENVVPDRCTATFYRVLVPGESVSDARSEIDARLQATQEATGAEFDYDEIMFAEPAEVPRECTVSQTVATHVERHHGDVEFVVSPGSDDQRFVVNDGGIENCIVYGPGLLEQAHVEDEYVPIDEILTAAKVMAATTIDLLGETEPN, translated from the coding sequence ATGACGTCCCAACAGCAGGTGTTCGATGCAATCGACGCTCGCCGAGACCGAATCGTCGAATTTCTCACTGAGTTCATCGGGATCCCAACGGAAAACCCGCCCGGTCGAGCGTATCCCGAAGGAGCGGCGTTTCTCGAGCAGGCGTTGAACGCGCGCAACTACGACGTCGAAACGGTCCCGGTTCCGCAGGACGTCGTCGCCGAGCACTATCCGGACCGAGCGGAGTACCCCCGTACGAACGTTCTCGGTCATCGCGAGTACGGTGATGGCCCGACACTACACTTTACCGGTCACTTCGACGTCGTTCCGGCCGGTGTCGACTGGACGCGTGATCCGTACGACCCCGTCGTCGAGGACGGGAAACTCTACGGTCGCGGTGCCAGCGATATGAAGTCGGGAATCGCCGCGAGTCTCCTTGCAGTCGACGCACTCGAGGCGGCCGATGTGGACCTCGCGGGGACGATCACCCAGAGTATGACCGTCGACGAAGAAACGGGTGGGTTCACCGGTCTCGGCTACCTCGTCGACGAGGGGTACTTCGCGGAGACGGACTACTGCATTTATACGGAGTGTTTCGACTCCACTCGCGTCTGTCTCGGTCATCGCGGTGTGTTGAAATTCGAAGTTACGGCCAAAGGAAAGAAATCTCATGGCTGTATGGCGCACGACGGCCAGAACGCGATTACGGCCATGCAGGACTTCCTCGGCCGGATCGAAGAGTATCGTGAGACGCTTCATACGCGGACGACTGATCTTCCCGTTACGCCACCGGAATCGCGTCACGCGGATATCTCCACGACGATGATCGACGCCGGCTATTCGGAGAACGTCGTTCCCGATCGCTGCACGGCGACGTTCTACCGAGTCCTCGTTCCCGGTGAATCGGTTTCCGATGCACGCTCGGAAATCGATGCTCGCCTTCAGGCCACACAGGAGGCGACGGGAGCCGAGTTCGACTACGACGAAATCATGTTTGCAGAACCTGCTGAGGTGCCCCGGGAGTGCACCGTGAGTCAGACGGTCGCAACGCACGTCGAACGCCACCACGGTGACGTCGAGTTCGTCGTTTCTCCTGGCTCCGACGATCAGCGATTCGTCGTCAACGACGGCGGAATCGAGAACTGCATCGTCTACGGGCCGGGGCTTCTCGAGCAAGCACACGTCGAGGACGAGTACGTTCCGATCGACGAGATACTGACAGCGGCGAAGGTGATGGCGGCCACGACGATCGATCTCCTCGGTGAAACTGAACCGAACTAA
- a CDS encoding SDR family oxidoreductase yields MDSEDRVVLVTGAGSGMGKESARQFATTGAAVACVDIDQHAVTETKREIQSGDSDAIAIEADVSESADVREMIERTVSAFGGLDVLHNNAGIPQRATPVEDVSEDTWDRLVDINLKSAFLGTKYAVSHLRERNGVILNTASTAAIRPRTGLSAYVASKGGMVALTKQLAKELAPDVRVNAICPVATETPMLEEFSGEDLRVSDMESTIPMEQLATPEDVAAAAVFLASDEADMITGTALEVDGGRDI; encoded by the coding sequence ATGGACAGTGAAGATCGCGTTGTACTCGTTACGGGTGCCGGTTCTGGCATGGGGAAGGAAAGTGCTCGCCAATTTGCCACGACAGGCGCTGCGGTCGCCTGTGTCGATATCGATCAACACGCTGTAACCGAGACGAAACGAGAGATCCAATCGGGAGACAGCGACGCCATCGCGATCGAAGCCGACGTCTCGGAGTCGGCTGACGTACGGGAGATGATCGAGCGCACGGTTTCTGCGTTTGGCGGGCTCGACGTCTTACACAACAATGCTGGCATTCCACAACGAGCAACGCCGGTTGAAGACGTTTCGGAGGACACGTGGGATCGCCTCGTCGATATCAATCTCAAGAGTGCGTTTCTCGGGACGAAGTACGCCGTGTCACATCTGAGAGAGCGCAATGGTGTCATCCTCAACACGGCATCGACAGCGGCGATCCGACCGAGAACAGGGCTTTCGGCCTACGTCGCGTCGAAGGGCGGGATGGTTGCACTGACGAAGCAGTTAGCGAAAGAACTCGCACCGGACGTCCGGGTGAACGCGATCTGTCCCGTCGCAACTGAGACGCCAATGCTCGAGGAGTTTTCAGGCGAAGACCTGCGTGTCAGTGATATGGAATCGACAATTCCAATGGAGCAACTCGCAACCCCCGAGGATGTTGCAGCAGCAGCCGTCTTCCTCGCGAGTGACGAGGCGGACATGATCACCGGGACCGCACTCGAGGTCGACGGAGGACGAGATATCTGA